One genomic segment of Brassica napus cultivar Da-Ae chromosome A3, Da-Ae, whole genome shotgun sequence includes these proteins:
- the LOC106350075 gene encoding mitogen-activated protein kinase kinase kinase 18-like, translating to MEEQNWIRGPIIGRGSTATVSLAITNSGEFFAVKSAELSSSAFLQREQTILSRLNSPYVVNYIGSNTTTENNKLMYNLLMEYVPGGSIHDLIKNSGGKLPEPEIRFYTRQILKGLMYLHGRGIVHCDLKSENVMIGEETAKIADLGCAKMAGNGSLEFSGTPAFMSPEVARGEEQGFPADVWALGCVVIEMATGSSPWPELNDVVAAIYKIGFTGESPEVPEVLSEKGKDFLRKCLVRDPKQRWTAEELLQHPFLEEEDQSQTQVGSCLKNYSPSTVLDQGFWNSCETSRSRFIQADSSSLWESSATDRIKKLVGDENPGETTAEDGWIEVRGNGEIEKSNEDDNEDVDCVEATSSEEEEVGGFEDWILDQEDSLFLEYSSTENNIFYFYSNDLFHEDNIILYYDHLEDGFVHKDETFVDDNTKNHFFNHITMIIQVSISKSIPFDSYTES from the coding sequence ATGGAGGAACAAAACTGGATAAGAGGACCAATCATAGGGCGAGGCTCAACCGCCACCGTCTCACTAGCAATCACAAACTCCGGTGAATTCTTCGCCGTCAAATCCGCAGAGCTTTCTTCATCGGCGTTTTTGCAGAGAGAACAAACGATCTTGTCGCGTTTGAACTCTCCTTACGTAGTAAACTACATTGGTTCTAACACAACGACGGAGAACAACAAACTGATGTATAACCTCTTGATGGAATACGTTCCCGGCGGGAGCATTCACGATTTGATCAAGAACTCCGGCGGGAAGTTGCCGGAGCCGGAGATTAGATTCTACACGCGACAGATTCTTAAGGGGTTAATGTATCTTCACGGTAGAGGAATCGTTCATTGCGATTTGAAGAGCGAGAATGTTATGATCGGAGAGGAAACAGCGAAGATCGCCGATTTGGGCTGCGCAAAAATGGCGGGAAACGGGAGTTTGGAGTTTTCCGGTACACCGGCGTTTATGTCACCGGAGGTGGCGCGTGGTGAAGAGCAGGGGTTTCCGGCTGATGTGTGGGCTTTGGGGTGTGTGGTGATAGAGATGGCTACGGGTTCGAGTCCTTGGCCGGAACTAAACGACGTCGTTGCTGCGATTTACAAGATTGGGTTCACCGGAGAGTCGCCGGAGGTTCCGGAGGTTTTGTCGGAGAAAGGGAAAGACTTTTTGAGGAAGTGTCTGGTAAGAGATCCGAAACAGAGATGGACGGCTGAAGAGTTGCTTCAACATCCGTTTTTGGAGGAAGAAGACCAATCTCAAACTCAGGTTGGTTCTTGTCTGAAGAATTATTCTCCTAGTACTGTGTTGGATCAAGGTTTCTGGAATTCATGTGAAACCTCGAGAAGTCGGTTCATTCAAGCGGACTCTTCGAGTTTATGGGAGTCTTCAGCGACTGACCGAATCAAGAAACTCGTCGGAGATGAGAATCCCGGCGAAACTACGGCGGAGGATGGTTGGATTGAAGTTAGAGGCAACGGAGAGATAGAGAAAAGTAATGAAGACGATAACGAAGATGTGGATTGCGTTGAAGCAACGTCatcggaggaagaagaagtgggaggATTTGAGGATTGgatcttggatcaagaagacaGCTTGTTCTTGGAATATTCTTCTACCGAGaacaacattttttatttttactctaaTGACCTCTTTCATGAGGATAATATAATTCTTTATTATGATCATCTTGAAGATGGTTTTGTACACAAGGATGAAACATTTGTTGATGATAATACTAAGAATCATTTCTTTAATCACATTACAATGATTATACAAGTTAGTATATCTAAATCGATACCATTTGATAGTTACACCGAAAGCTAG
- the LOC106347319 gene encoding dihydrolipoyllysine-residue succinyltransferase component of 2-oxoglutarate dehydrogenase complex 1, mitochondrial-like: protein MMLRAVIRRASSRASSASSLGLGKSLQSSRVAASAQSFHSVSSSTDTLVPRGSHSRSFHHRSCPGCPDCSRTVSSSFRGTTLQRWVRPFSSDSGDVVEAVVPHMGESITDGTLASFLKKPGDRVEADEAIAQIETDKVTIDIASPASGVIQEFLVKEGDTVEPGNKVAIISTSADALSHVAPSEKTAEKLAAKPSPPPAEEPKVESTKVAEKPKAPSPPPPTKQSAKEPQLPPKDRERRVPMTRLRKRVATRLKDSQNTFALLTTFNEVDMTNLMKLRSQYKDAFFEKHGVKLGLMSGFIKAAVSALQHQPVVNAVIDGDDIIYRDYVDISIAVGTSKGLVVPVIRGADQMNFADIEKTINSLAKKANEGTISIDEMAGGSFTVSNGGVYGSLISTPIINPPQSAILGMHSIVQRPMVVGGSVVPRPMMYVALTYDHRLIDGREAVYFLRRIKDVVEDPQRLLLDI from the exons ATGATGTTGCGTGCTGTCATAAGGAGAGCTTCAAGTAGAGcctcttctgcttcttctttg GGATTGGGAAAATCACTGCAATCATCTCGCGTTGCAGCGTCTGCTCAAAGCTTTCACTCTGTTTCATCATCAACAGAT ACCCTTGTGCCTCGTGGAAGCCATTCTCGTAGCTTCCATCATCGTTCTTGTCcag GGTGTCCAGACTGCTCCAG GACTGTTTCCAGCAGCTTCCGAGGCACAACCCTGCAAAGATGGGTCAGGCCTTTTTCATCTGATAGTG GGGATGTCGTTGAAGCTGTTGTGCCTCACATGGGTGAATCAATCACTGATGGAACCCTCGCCAGCTTTCTCAAGA AACCTGGTGATAGAGTAGAGGCTGATGAGGCTATTGCACAAATTGAAACCGACAAG GTGACAATAGATATTGCTAGCCCAGCAAGTGGTGTGATCCAAGAG TTTCTTGTCAAGGAAGGAGATACTGTAGAACCAGGAAACAAGGTAGCTATCATCTCAACCTCTGCGGATGCTCTCTCTCATGTTGCACCCTCAGAAAAGACAGCAGAGAAACTTGCTGCCAAGCCTTCTCCTCCTCCTGCTGAGGAGCCCAAAGTTGAAAGTACTAAAGTTGCGGAGAAGCCCAAGGCACCATCACCTCCACCGCCGACTAAACAGTCAGCTAAAGAGCCGCAGCTTCCTCCTAAGGATAGGGAAAGACGG GTTCCTATGACAAGACTTCGCAAGCGTGTGGCAACTAGGTTGAAAGACTCCCAAAACACTTTTGCGTTGCTTACAACTTTCAATGAAGTTGACAT GACTAATCTGATGAAGCTCCGGTCTCAATACAAGGATGCATTCTTTGAAAAGCATGGAGTGAAGTTGGGGCTTATGTCTGGGTTCATCAAA GCTGCTGTTAGTGCCCTCCAGCACCAACCAGTGGTAAATGCAGTTATCGATGGAGATGACATCATTTACAGAGACTACGTAGACATCAGTATTGCCGTTGGTACCTCTAAG GGTCTTGTGGTTCCAGTCATCAGAGGTGCTGACCAGATGAACTTTGCTGACATTGAGAAAACGATAAACTCTCTAGCCAAGAAGGCTAATGAAGGAACCATATCAATCGACGAGATGGCTGGAGGATCATTCACTGTATCTAACGGTGGTGTCTACGGAAGTCTCATAAGCACTCCTATCATCAACCCTCCTCAG TCTGCTATACTTGGAATGCATTCAATCGTGCAACGTCCAATGGTTGTGGGAGGAAGCGTGGTACCGAGGCCGATGATGTATGTTGCGCTGACATATGATCATAGGCTGATTGATGGAAGAGAGGCTGTGTACTTCTTGCGCCGTATTAAGGATGTTGTGGAAGATCCTCAGAGGCTTCTTCTCGACATATGA
- the LOC106351593 gene encoding rab3 GTPase-activating protein catalytic subunit-like isoform X2 — protein sequence MDAMPASFVSKARTAFNSAAAKAERVLTDLKSHREEEQSTRNHNYSKEENEVKHQGWRTAHIRKKQEWQNKLNNLRIGRRKEVEDQDKFEDSTMAIPFYDANLYILKAKQEQEAKESDVGYLVETLNAVDVNSIPRASIVKQLAVAIKAGKGAKTIKDFVAPSGNSSPVKEKGGLSLSAVKSLVLGEQEDKLGFDTGDEKKLVSLINSLFNADGNFLIRMIVSDLGSPSNRVSFTKDLHAAPPDSFVVKLAEVIGSFTTPRRMALFWFKVVNELRRFWDEEKHIPCIPVDENPDLKSCLLHQWLQVINCCLDRRVRCIAASEALDAAISQASSGNEDSDNSEGMGSPVSLLYAKNSTGELVLRLGAHHQVENLIMLETGEAVYAPVTQDGPLLTEDLIKETEELVLRTGSMGAGCSQLLSDMQAFKAANPGCTLEDFVRWHSPPDWTENDTSSGDDSSPPRGQLSIRMQKAGNLWRQLWETAKPLPAIKQTPLFDEDLAVEGILNSLEDIPAAELFEQLFVSLVALGFVMVEPVISTNDDLSKLFFECKDYVVAICEGGAVTDKLDDLCQVYETVEAMLLRPEKVLRSMKQTEKSLSGVNGTKQRFKRLSFIFRGKEGNQKRVPSETEQKCMEPAPAVFWSF from the exons ATGGATGCGATGCCGGCGTCCTTCGTATCCAAAGCGAGAACCGCCTTCAATTCCGCCGCGGCTAAAGCGGAGCGCGTCTTAACTGATCTCAAGTCCCATCGAG aggaggagcaATCAACGAGGAATCATAATTACTCTAAG GAAGAGAATGAAGTGAAGCATCAGGGGTGGAGAACTGCACATATTAGGAAAAAGCAAGAGTGGCAAAATAAACTGAATAACTTAAGAATTGGGAGGAGGAAAGAAGTCGAAGATCAAGACAAATTTGAGGATTCAACCATGGCTATACCTTTCTACGACGCAAATTTATACATTCTCAAAGCAAagcaagaacaagaagccaAG GAATCCGATGTTGGCTACCTGGTAGAGACTCTAAATGCTGTTGATGTGAACAGTATTCCTCGAGCATCCATTGTGAAGCAGCTGGCTGTAGCCATCAA AGCTGGAAAAGGGGCTAAGACTATTAAAGACTTCGTTGCACCGTCTGGAAATTCATCACCAGTGAAGGAGAAGGGGGGCTTAAGCCTCTCTGCCGTGAAATCACTGGTTCTTGGTGAACAAGAGGATAAACTTGGTTTTGATACAGGAGATGAGAAAAAACTTGTGTCTCTAATAAACTCCTTGTTTAATGCTG ATGGTAACTTCCTCATCAGAATGATTGTCTCCGATTTGGGGTCTCCTAGCAACAGAGTATCTTTCACAAAAGATCTTCATGCTGCTCCCCCTGATAGCTTTGTTGTTAAGCTAGCTGAAGTCATTGGAAGTTTCACAACACCAAGGAGAATGGCTTTGTTCTGGTTCAAGGTTGTTAATGAA TTGAGGAGGTTTTGGGATGAAGAGAAACACATTCCATGCATACCTGTGGACGAGAATCCAGACTTAAAAAGTTGCCTGCTTCACCAGTGGCTACAGGTTATAAACTGCTGTCTTGACAGGAGAGTCCGTTGCATAGCTGCTTCTGAAGCATTAGATGCTGCAATAAGCCAAGCTAGTTCAGGCAATGAAGATTCGGACAATTCAGAAGGGATGGGTTCTCCTGTGTCTCTTTTGTATGCTAAAAACAGCACAGGAGAACTCGTACTGCGCTTAGGGGCCCACCACCAAGTTGAAAACTTGATAATGTTGGAGACTGGTGAAGCTGTGTATGCCCCAGTAACGCAG GATGGTCCACTGTTGACAGAAGATCTTATTAAAGAAACAGAAGAACTAGTATTGAGGACAGGGAG CATGGGAGCTGGATGTTCTCAACTCTTGTCTGACATGCAGGCATTCAAG GCAGCAAATCCTGGATGTACTTTGGAGGATTTTGTGAGATGGCACTCTCCTCCAGACTGGACTGAGAATGATACCTCTTCTGGAGATGACTCTTCTCCTCCCCGAGGTCAATTAAGTATCCGTATGCAAAAAGCAG GTAATTTATGGCGACAGCTGTGGGAAACGGCTAAACCACTGCCTGCGATTAAGCAAACACCACTCTTTGATGAAGATTTAGCTGT GGAAGGAATCTTGAACTCCTTGGAAGACATTCCAGCTGCTGAACTTTTCGAGCAGCTGTTTGTTTCTCTT GTTGCACTAGGATTTGTGATGGTGGAGCCAGTAATATCCACAAACGATGACTTGTCAAAGCTTTTCTTCGAATGCAAGGATTATGTAGTCGCCATTTGCGAAGGAGGCGCAGTAACTGATAAGCTTGATGATCTCTGCCAG GTGTATGAAACAGTGGAAGCAATGTTATTACGTCCAGAAAAAGTCTTGAGATCAATGAAGCAAACAGAGAAGTCGCTATCAGGCGTGAACGGAACAAAACAGCGGTTCAAGAGGCTCAGTTTCATCTTCCGTGGAAAAGAAGGAAACCAGAAAAGAGTTCCATCAGAAACTGAACAGAAATGTATGGAGCCCGCTCCAGCTGTTTTCTGGTCTTTTTGA
- the LOC106351593 gene encoding rab3 GTPase-activating protein catalytic subunit-like isoform X1 translates to MDAMPASFVSKARTAFNSAAAKAERVLTDLKSHREEEEQSTRNHNYSKEENEVKHQGWRTAHIRKKQEWQNKLNNLRIGRRKEVEDQDKFEDSTMAIPFYDANLYILKAKQEQEAKESDVGYLVETLNAVDVNSIPRASIVKQLAVAIKAGKGAKTIKDFVAPSGNSSPVKEKGGLSLSAVKSLVLGEQEDKLGFDTGDEKKLVSLINSLFNADGNFLIRMIVSDLGSPSNRVSFTKDLHAAPPDSFVVKLAEVIGSFTTPRRMALFWFKVVNELRRFWDEEKHIPCIPVDENPDLKSCLLHQWLQVINCCLDRRVRCIAASEALDAAISQASSGNEDSDNSEGMGSPVSLLYAKNSTGELVLRLGAHHQVENLIMLETGEAVYAPVTQDGPLLTEDLIKETEELVLRTGSMGAGCSQLLSDMQAFKAANPGCTLEDFVRWHSPPDWTENDTSSGDDSSPPRGQLSIRMQKAGNLWRQLWETAKPLPAIKQTPLFDEDLAVEGILNSLEDIPAAELFEQLFVSLVALGFVMVEPVISTNDDLSKLFFECKDYVVAICEGGAVTDKLDDLCQVYETVEAMLLRPEKVLRSMKQTEKSLSGVNGTKQRFKRLSFIFRGKEGNQKRVPSETEQKCMEPAPAVFWSF, encoded by the exons ATGGATGCGATGCCGGCGTCCTTCGTATCCAAAGCGAGAACCGCCTTCAATTCCGCCGCGGCTAAAGCGGAGCGCGTCTTAACTGATCTCAAGTCCCATCGAG aagaggaggagcaATCAACGAGGAATCATAATTACTCTAAG GAAGAGAATGAAGTGAAGCATCAGGGGTGGAGAACTGCACATATTAGGAAAAAGCAAGAGTGGCAAAATAAACTGAATAACTTAAGAATTGGGAGGAGGAAAGAAGTCGAAGATCAAGACAAATTTGAGGATTCAACCATGGCTATACCTTTCTACGACGCAAATTTATACATTCTCAAAGCAAagcaagaacaagaagccaAG GAATCCGATGTTGGCTACCTGGTAGAGACTCTAAATGCTGTTGATGTGAACAGTATTCCTCGAGCATCCATTGTGAAGCAGCTGGCTGTAGCCATCAA AGCTGGAAAAGGGGCTAAGACTATTAAAGACTTCGTTGCACCGTCTGGAAATTCATCACCAGTGAAGGAGAAGGGGGGCTTAAGCCTCTCTGCCGTGAAATCACTGGTTCTTGGTGAACAAGAGGATAAACTTGGTTTTGATACAGGAGATGAGAAAAAACTTGTGTCTCTAATAAACTCCTTGTTTAATGCTG ATGGTAACTTCCTCATCAGAATGATTGTCTCCGATTTGGGGTCTCCTAGCAACAGAGTATCTTTCACAAAAGATCTTCATGCTGCTCCCCCTGATAGCTTTGTTGTTAAGCTAGCTGAAGTCATTGGAAGTTTCACAACACCAAGGAGAATGGCTTTGTTCTGGTTCAAGGTTGTTAATGAA TTGAGGAGGTTTTGGGATGAAGAGAAACACATTCCATGCATACCTGTGGACGAGAATCCAGACTTAAAAAGTTGCCTGCTTCACCAGTGGCTACAGGTTATAAACTGCTGTCTTGACAGGAGAGTCCGTTGCATAGCTGCTTCTGAAGCATTAGATGCTGCAATAAGCCAAGCTAGTTCAGGCAATGAAGATTCGGACAATTCAGAAGGGATGGGTTCTCCTGTGTCTCTTTTGTATGCTAAAAACAGCACAGGAGAACTCGTACTGCGCTTAGGGGCCCACCACCAAGTTGAAAACTTGATAATGTTGGAGACTGGTGAAGCTGTGTATGCCCCAGTAACGCAG GATGGTCCACTGTTGACAGAAGATCTTATTAAAGAAACAGAAGAACTAGTATTGAGGACAGGGAG CATGGGAGCTGGATGTTCTCAACTCTTGTCTGACATGCAGGCATTCAAG GCAGCAAATCCTGGATGTACTTTGGAGGATTTTGTGAGATGGCACTCTCCTCCAGACTGGACTGAGAATGATACCTCTTCTGGAGATGACTCTTCTCCTCCCCGAGGTCAATTAAGTATCCGTATGCAAAAAGCAG GTAATTTATGGCGACAGCTGTGGGAAACGGCTAAACCACTGCCTGCGATTAAGCAAACACCACTCTTTGATGAAGATTTAGCTGT GGAAGGAATCTTGAACTCCTTGGAAGACATTCCAGCTGCTGAACTTTTCGAGCAGCTGTTTGTTTCTCTT GTTGCACTAGGATTTGTGATGGTGGAGCCAGTAATATCCACAAACGATGACTTGTCAAAGCTTTTCTTCGAATGCAAGGATTATGTAGTCGCCATTTGCGAAGGAGGCGCAGTAACTGATAAGCTTGATGATCTCTGCCAG GTGTATGAAACAGTGGAAGCAATGTTATTACGTCCAGAAAAAGTCTTGAGATCAATGAAGCAAACAGAGAAGTCGCTATCAGGCGTGAACGGAACAAAACAGCGGTTCAAGAGGCTCAGTTTCATCTTCCGTGGAAAAGAAGGAAACCAGAAAAGAGTTCCATCAGAAACTGAACAGAAATGTATGGAGCCCGCTCCAGCTGTTTTCTGGTCTTTTTGA
- the LOC106351592 gene encoding GDSL esterase/lipase At5g55050-like gives MSANNLPFLSVFLLLSLLRFDSIPVLEAAAGKLGSIPGVYVFGDSLVDAGNNNYLPFSLAKGNYPHNGIDFPKKKATGRFCNGKNFADVIAEKIGLPLPPPYLSLRGLLKWRKRESAAVTGVNFASGGAGIFDGSSQFPGQAIPLSQQLKHWLSIHKALTRKLGRSKAQIHLSKSLFVMVIGSNDLLNYIRSSQLRRKSSPQQYTQSVVDRFKAQLKIVQETGAHRLLILGVAQLGCMPSRREKNSTTHECNKEANMLASLYNKALIKMLQQLKEELKSSMAYSYFDMFNSVHDIVSNPAHYGFSDVTSACCGSGVLNAELPCFPVSNLCSDRTKYLFWDRYGHPTEAAARTIVNFVLSEDTQYSSPLTLTQLVSS, from the exons atgTCGGCGAACAACTTGCCGTTCCTCAGCGTTTTCCTTCTTCTCAGTTTACTCCGGTTCGATTCAATTCCCGTTTTAGAAGCAGCAGCCGGGAAATTAGGTTCGATTCCAGGAGTGTATGTGTTCGGAGATTCGTTGGTTGATGCCGGAAATAACAACTACTTACCATTTTCCTTAGCCAAAGGGAATTATCCTCATAACGGCATCGATTTTCCTAAGAAGAAAGCCACCGGAAGATTCTGTAACGGCAAGAACTTCGCAGATGTTATCG CGGAGAAAATTGGTTTACCGTTACCGCCGCCCTACCTCTCGCTAAGAGGCTTACTAAaatggagaaagagagagtccGCCGCTGTAACAGGTGTTAACTTTGCCTCCGGCGGTGCCGGAATCTTTGATGGCTCCAGCCAATTTCCG GGACAAGCTATTCCTTTATCACAGCAATTGAAACATTGGCTCTCTATTCATAAAGCACTCACGAGAAAGCTTGGACGATCCAAAGCACAAATTCACCTATCCAAATCTCTATTCGTTATGGTCATAGGCAGCAATGATCTTTTGAATTATATTCGATCTTCCCAACTTCGGAGAAAGAGTAGTCCTCAACAGTATACGCAATCAGTGGTCGATAGATTTAAAGCGCAATTGAAG ATAGTTCAGGAGACTGGAGCACATAGACTTTTAATACTCGGAGTAGCACAACTCGGTTGCATGCCGAGCAGAAGAGAGAAGAACTCGACGACTCATGAATGCAATAAAGAGGCAAACATGTTGGCCTCTTTGTATAACAAAGCTCTAATAAAGATGTTGCAACAACTCAAAGAAGAGTTGAAAAGCTCAATGGCTTACTCTTACTTTGATATGTTTAACTCTGTACATGACATTGTCTCCAACCCTGCCCATTACG gTTTTTCTGACGTGACATCAGCGTGTTGTGGAAGTGGGGTATTAAACGCGGAGCTTCCTTGTTTCCCAGTGTCAAACTTATGTTCAGACAGAACCAAATATCTCTTCTGGGATCGCTATGGTCATCCCACAGAAGCTGCTGCGCGAACCATCGTCAATTTTGTGTTATCTGAGGATACACAATACTCATCTCCATTAACTCTCACTCAATTGGTCTCTTCATGA
- the LOC106351591 gene encoding GDSL esterase/lipase At5g55050-like, which translates to MTTNITPSITIFLIFLGLLRVDSFPGLETATGTLASVPAVYVLGDSLVDAGNNNYLAISISKANYPHNGVDFPGSIATGRFCNGKNAADTIAEKFGLPLPPPYLSLKGIFKEEERKAAALSGVNFASGGAGIFNSSDQQLRQSIPLSYQVNNWLSIHKELMSQLDPSEAQIHLSKSLFFVVIGSNDIFDYFGSFKLRQKTNPQQYTQSMADKLKEQLKRLHDTGARRLLIVGVAQIGCTPGQRAKNSMHECDEEANTWGSLYNKALVKMLQQLKEELGSSMTYSYFDNFNSLHDIVTNPARYGFADVKSACCGRGELNAQLPCSLVSNLCSDRTKYLFWDLYGHPTEAAARTIVDLMLSDDSQYSSPLTLTQLVSS; encoded by the exons atgACGACGAACATAACACCTTCCATAACCATCTTTCTAATCTTCCTCGGTTTACTTCGGGTCGATTCATTTCCCGGTTTAGAAACAGCGACCGGAACTCTAGCTTCGGTTCCAGCAGTATACGTGTTAGGAGATTCGTTGGTTGATGCCGGAAACAATAATTACTTAGCAATCTCTATATCCAAAGCTAATTATCCGCATAACGGCGTCGATTTTCCTGGCAGTATAGCCACAGGAAGGTTCTGTAATGGCAAAAACGCCGCTGATACCATCG CTGAGAAATTTGGTCTACCGTTACCCCCTCCGTATCTCTCACTGAAAGGCATATTTaaagaggaagaaagaaaagcCGCCGCCTTGAGCGGTGTGAATTTTGCTTCCGGCGGAGCTGGCATCTTCAACAGTTCCGATCAGCAACTT AGACAATCTATTCCTTTATCATACCAAGTGAACAATTGGCTTTCCATTCATAAAGAACTCATGAGTCAGCTTGATCCATCGGAAGCACAAATCCACCTATCCAAATCTCTATTCTTCGTGGTTATAGGCAGCAACGATATTTTTGACTATTTTGGATCGTTTAAACTTCGACAAAAGACCAATCCTCAACAATATACACAATCAATGGCTGATAAACTCAAAGAGCAATTGAAG AGACTTCACGATACTGGAGCACGTAGATTACTAATTGTAGGTGTAGCACAGATTGGTTGCACACCTGGACAGCGTGCGAAGAACTCAATGCATGAATGCGACGAAGAGGCAAATACGTGGGGTTCTTTATACAACAAAGCTCTAGTAAAGATGCTACAACAACTCAAAGAAGAGTTGGGAAGCTCAATGACTTATTCTTACTTTGATAACTTCAATTCTCTCCATGACATTGTCACCAACCCTGCCCGTTACG GTTTTGCTGACGTGAAATCAGCGTGTTGTGGAAGAGGGGAATTAAACGCGCAGTTACCTTGTTCGCTTGTGTCAAACTTATGTTCAGACAGAACCAAATATCTCTTCTGGGATCTCTACGGGCATCCCACTGAAGCTGCTGCTCGTACCATTGTCGATCTTATGTTATCTGATGATTCACAATACTCATCTCCTTTAACTCTCACTCAACTGGTCTCTTCATGA